The sequence ACTGGCGCAGAGTTGAAGTTTTCTTTATTGAATTGCTAACTCGTCTTCGCGTCATATAATGCCCAATCGTGGGACAGCTGCGAGGTATGCTTGTCTGAGCTCATCATGATCAATATGATCATAAACGTCAATCGCCTCCCCACGAGAATCACCCCGAAGCTCCTTGATGAACTCCCTGCTCAACCTATTCCTCCGCAAATGCGTAGTAAACCAATGCCTGAAACAATGAGGACTAAAATGATCCTCAAGCCGAGAACTCGACGGATCATGAAAACCAAGCCTCTCAGCATGATTGGCTACAATATTATAAACAATATTTCTACCTATTCTGCCCCCACGATCACCAATAAAAAGCGCCTGTTCACCTTGTTTTGCACATCCACCTCTTATCCTGAGCCAACGACTCAAAACAACTGCTGTCTCCTCATCAAAATACACGTAAAGATTACTCCGCTTATTCTTCCGCTTCAACTTAATCCTCTGATGACTCCAGTCAACATCATCTACATCCATTGAGATGAGTTCTCCACGCCTCACACCTGTCTTAGCCAGG comes from Candidatus Bathyarchaeota archaeon and encodes:
- a CDS encoding tyrosine-type recombinase/integrase, translating into EVNYEGLDMERISKSETINHNAPPSNRRLIKLFLDDCTLRGYSSETIRSHRSNLRIISDFLLDRGWNILEADKNALKDLLRYLVTERNVGVKTQNHYFSVLSSFFEYLVYEEYVMSNPVLGFRKRYLKNYKNHQPQPMRKLLSVDEMSRLINSVLSIRDKTLMTILAKTGVRRGELISMDVDDVDWSHQRIKLKRKNKRSNLYVYFDEETAVVLSRWLRIRGGCAKQGEQALFIGDRGGRIGRNIVYNIVANHAERLGFHDPSSSRLEDHFSPHCFRHWFTTHLRRNRLSREFIKELRGDSRGEAIDVYDHIDHDELRQAYLAAVPRLGII